The segment CCAATTTCGAAGATTGTAAGATCAGATATTCCATGGGCAATATTATCAGCAGTAACTTGCAACAAATTTGGCATAATACTTGGTCTCATTATATTAAAGTTATTGTTAAACGGATTATCGATGATAAATAACTTGTTCGAGTAACCAAATTTTTCAGCTGTTGATTCACTCATAAACGACCAGGTTAGCACTTCATGAAACCCTCTGTTTGTCATCAAAATACGCAAATTGTCGTATGTACTATCTACTTCTTCAACATTATTTGGTAGTGGTTCTTCTTTTATTTTGTCATAGCCGTATATCCTTGTTACTTCTTCAATTAGGTCAGCCGGTATTGTCACGTCCGGTCTCCAGCTTGGTACTTGTACATTCCAATTACCTTCGGTTTTTTTATCAATATTAAACCCTAGTTTCGTTAAGATATCAAGCACCTCATCAGGCGATACAGACACACTTCCAAACTTGTTCACATCCTGATAATCAAAGCTCACCTTGGTGTCAGCCCTATCTAAGCTGCCAGCAGACACTACGCTTGAAGCTTCTCCACCACATAAGTCCAGAATCATTTTAGCTGCAAGATTAAGTCCATCAAAAGTAAATCCAGGATCAACTGAACGTGCAAATCTGTAACTAGCGTCTGTGGAGATGCCGAGCTCCCTTGAGGATTTAGCAATAGAGATTGGATCAAACCAAGCAGACTCTAAAAAGATATCAGTAGTTTCAAAAGTACATTCACTGCACTTACTACCTATAATTCCAGCAACTCCATGAATATTTTTATCACCTGCAATAACGCTTATGTCTTTGTTTAATGAGTATTCTTTACCGTTCAAACCAGCAAATTTTTCTCCGTCGTTTGCTTTGCGTACTACAAGCTCTCCTTCTATTTTTTTTGCATCATACGCGTGAATTGGGCGGCTGAAAGATATCATAATATAGTTCGTGATATCAACTATTGCAGAAATGGAGCGCATTCCTATCGATTCCAGCCTATCTTTTAACCATTTTGGGCTTTCTTGATTTTTTACATTGGTAATGTATATTCCACTAATAAAACTTTCCCCGTCAGTAACTTCAACATCGATTGGTGAATTTATGGGGCTGGTAAGTTGTGGAATGCTTAAAGTCTTTAATGTCACAATTCCAGTTGCAGCAAGGTCGCGAGCTATTCCATAAATGCCTAAACAATCTCCACGGTTTGGAGTAACATTTATATCAATTACAGGGTCACAATTGAAAAATTTATCCCCTACTTTATAATCATCGGAAAGCTCGATTATTCCTTCACTTTCCTCTTGAACCAGCGCAAGTTCAGAAGCAGAGCAGAGCATCCCTTCACTTAGCACTCCTCGTATTTTTGTAGGCTTGATTGTGAAATCACTTTCTGGCAATGTGCTACCAAGAGATGCAAGCACAGTTTTCATACCTTCTCTAACATTGTTTGCTCCGCAAACTATTTGTAGAATTTTACTCCCATCATTTACTTTACATAATTTTAATTTATCGGCATTTGGATGAGGTACGACTTCTAATACCTCTGCAACGATAAACCCAGTTAATCTGGAATTATCGATTACATCTTCTACTTCTAACCCTATGTGAGTTAATTTATCGGTAATTTCTTCTAAGCTAGCATCGGTTTCTAAGTGTTCTAATAACCAAGATAATGTGAATTTCATGAACCTTTAAAGAAATAAAAGAGTTATTGTAATATAAAATGTAGTGCTTTTAAAGCTTGTTGTAGTGGAATAAAAGGTAACTTCTGTATCACAAGCACAACTATACGAATATTGTGATACAAGAAACCAAGAAAGATGTCATCCCAGTGCCCTGACTACTTGGATCCAGATTCACCTTATGATGGTGTCATTCCAGTGCCCAGAGACTGGAATCTAGCCTTTTCATAATCATCAAAATGTTGTATTTTAATATAAAACGGCTACTTTTATGCTTACCAACTTAATAAAATTCCTAGATCCCACTGTCACGCACTGGGATGACATGATGAGGCATCATCCAAGTAGCTGACACTAGTTCCTTTATGACGGCAGTACCTTCTCCTGTCATCCCAGTGCGTGACAGTGGGATCCAGGAAAGTTTGCTTGTAAGCAAGCAAACTAGCACAGAAAGTGGTTACAACATTTTCGATGAGATTATATGGAAAGCTGGATCCCAGTGTCAGCTACTTGGATGACAAAAAAGGAGCACTGGAATGACATCACAGGGGCACTGGAATGACACCTCTCTTGGGCTCTTTTAGTATAAATATTTAAGAAATTTACCAAATGAAAAAAAGGCAAAGAAAACCCGTGCTAGTTATTCACTCTCTATTTTAAAATTTGACGTTGGGTGATGTCTTGAACAGCGCGTTTCAGCTTATGTAGGTAAAAACCTAGAAATATTGTGAAGACATAAGGTGCACATAGTGCAAAAAATTAAAAATAAGACGCCAACTACGTTGTTTTCTTGCTGTTTAATCTGCACAGATGAAGATAACTGAATACCTTCAATACCATGATAAGGGGGCTGGCGAACCATACGCGTCAAGTTAAGGAAAAGTGTAAGTAAAATTGATAGAGTGAAGGAAAAGAATAAGGTATAAGTTCTCTTGGATATGTGAATGAGAGAACTTACAATGGACAGAATAGCTTGCTTATCAAAAGACCTCAATGAATTCTTTAATGAAAAAGCAGACGAAATATCAATTGCAGTAGGTTTTATAAAAAGAAAGAGAAAACTTAATGGCTCATCATTCATAAAAGCTATGGTTTTTGGTAACATAGGAGTTGGTGATTGCAGCATAGAAACAATGTGCCAATTGCTAAATGAAGACTCGATAGAAATTACAAAACAGGGTTTGGATTTTAGATTTACTGAAGAAGCAGTGGAATTTATGAAAAGAATGTATAATGAATCTTTAGTTTTATTTAAAAACAGCTTACAGGTTGATTGCAGAATTTTGAAGCAATTTAGAAGCATTAAGCTATTGGATAGTAGCTATATTAGCCTGCCTAGTAGCATGGAAGATATGTACAAAGGATATGGGAGTAGCTATAGAGATTGTGAGAGTAATACCAAATCAGGAATAAAGCTGCAGTTAGTCTTTGATTACCTGAACCAAGCGCTAGATAAGTTAAATTTAATAGAAGGAATAAGGTCGGATCAAGGTTATAGGGATTATCTGAACGGTTTATCAGCCAATGATTTGCTAATATTTGATTTGTGCTACTTTGTGCCTAGTTCTTTTAAACAGATTGATGAAGCAGGTGCATATTTTGTTAGTCGTTATAAGTCTGATACCAATATATATGATATAGAAACAAATCAAAAAATAGAGTTGTTGGAATGTTTAGAAGGTCAATCCCTTCTAGAGATGGAAGTGCTATTAGGAAAAGAAGTAAAAATTAAAGTGAGAATTATATGTCAAAAATTAACTGAAGAACAGTCTATAATTAGAAGAAGAAGGGCTAATAAGTTAGCAAAATCACATGGATATACATCTTCTCAAAAGAATCAAAAATTGCTGGATTGGTCGATATTCATAACTAACGTTCCAGAGAGTAAAATCAGCGCTGAACAAGTATTAACAGTTTACAGGGTAAGATGGCAGATTGAATTATTATTTAAATTGTATAAGAGTCACATCAGGCTTGACGAACTTAAAGGAAAACCATACAGAGTATTATGTGAACTATACGCTAAATTGTGCGCAATTCTTATATTTCATGGAATAGTTGGTTGTATAAAACTGAAAGAGAATACAGAGCTGAGTTTAACAAAGGCATTCATTGAATTAAAAAGAAGGATTAGGGAGTTGTTTTTAGCGTTAAGCAGTAAAATTAATAATTTGAGAATTTTCCTGAAAA is part of the Wolbachia endosymbiont (group A) of Anomoia purmunda genome and harbors:
- the pheT gene encoding phenylalanine--tRNA ligase subunit beta — encoded protein: MKFTLSWLLEHLETDASLEEITDKLTHIGLEVEDVIDNSRLTGFIVAEVLEVVPHPNADKLKLCKVNDGSKILQIVCGANNVREGMKTVLASLGSTLPESDFTIKPTKIRGVLSEGMLCSASELALVQEESEGIIELSDDYKVGDKFFNCDPVIDINVTPNRGDCLGIYGIARDLAATGIVTLKTLSIPQLTSPINSPIDVEVTDGESFISGIYITNVKNQESPKWLKDRLESIGMRSISAIVDITNYIMISFSRPIHAYDAKKIEGELVVRKANDGEKFAGLNGKEYSLNKDISVIAGDKNIHGVAGIIGSKCSECTFETTDIFLESAWFDPISIAKSSRELGISTDASYRFARSVDPGFTFDGLNLAAKMILDLCGGEASSVVSAGSLDRADTKVSFDYQDVNKFGSVSVSPDEVLDILTKLGFNIDKKTEGNWNVQVPSWRPDVTIPADLIEEVTRIYGYDKIKEEPLPNNVEEVDSTYDNLRILMTNRGFHEVLTWSFMSESTAEKFGYSNKLFIIDNPFNNNFNIMRPSIMPNLLQVTADNIAHGISDLTIFEIGPIYDGEAQSKHVLSGIRTGNNLPRNYYNTDRKVDVFDAKADCIAALKFFNVNCDNLTIERAEKEHYHPGKSGTLSFKNKVAGYFGELHPNILDLFDIKQKVVGFEVILENIKNLPVSRKKFIDYKYQSVKRDFAFIVNKDVKVGNIINVVKKSSEFITEVLVFDVYHGNNIEPNKMSIALSVTFCSPIHTLTEKEIQKESSTIVNLVCENTGGTLRYS